Proteins encoded in a region of the Nitrospinota bacterium genome:
- a CDS encoding 2,3-bisphosphoglycerate-independent phosphoglycerate mutase: MDLNIIKELVEKNDNKILLMVIDGLGGLPKEGERETELELAHTPNLDLLAKRSSCGLIDPVAPGITPGSGPGHLGIFGYDPFKYLIERGALSCAGVNFPMEEGDIGCRINFATKENNLIKDRRAGRIPTEKCEELCALLEERVNIDGVKIFLRPEKDYRAAGIFRGPELSDEVTDTDSQKTGKPPLLASARDKTESAIKTSKIINEFVKQADDIIKDFYPANTLLLRGFSKKPSIPQMQDVFSLNPVAIAVYPMYRGLSRLVGMDVIEGIEDIKSEFFVLIENYNKYDFFFLHIKPTDSAGEDGKFEEKVGLLEEIDSYIPKIDLEKYAAIGITGDHSTPSLLKLHSWHPVPLILYSKTCRPDRVEKFSENDCAMGNLGRIRGVELMPLLLAHAQRLKKYGA, from the coding sequence ATGGACCTGAATATTATTAAGGAATTAGTGGAGAAAAATGATAACAAGATATTACTTATGGTTATTGATGGCCTGGGAGGTCTACCAAAAGAAGGAGAAAGAGAAACAGAGCTGGAGCTGGCCCATACACCCAACCTCGATTTATTGGCTAAGAGATCGAGCTGCGGGCTCATTGATCCTGTTGCGCCAGGCATAACCCCTGGGAGTGGACCGGGACATTTAGGAATTTTTGGTTATGACCCCTTTAAATATCTTATAGAAAGGGGCGCTCTTTCCTGTGCTGGGGTCAATTTTCCTATGGAGGAGGGAGATATAGGATGCAGGATAAATTTTGCCACAAAGGAGAATAATCTAATCAAAGATAGGAGAGCGGGGAGGATACCTACGGAAAAATGCGAAGAGCTCTGTGCTCTTTTAGAAGAAAGGGTTAATATTGATGGGGTGAAGATATTTCTTAGACCTGAAAAGGACTATCGGGCCGCAGGTATTTTTCGAGGTCCTGAACTTAGTGATGAGGTGACGGATACAGATTCCCAGAAGACAGGTAAACCACCTTTATTAGCTAGCGCACGCGATAAGACAGAGAGTGCAATAAAGACATCTAAAATAATAAATGAGTTTGTAAAGCAGGCAGATGATATAATAAAAGATTTTTACCCAGCAAATACCCTCCTTTTGAGAGGTTTTTCGAAAAAGCCAAGCATTCCACAGATGCAGGACGTATTTAGTCTTAATCCTGTGGCAATAGCTGTTTATCCCATGTATAGGGGTCTTTCACGCCTAGTAGGAATGGACGTTATTGAAGGGATTGAGGATATCAAATCTGAGTTTTTTGTGTTGATTGAAAATTACAATAAGTATGATTTCTTTTTTCTTCATATAAAGCCTACTGATAGTGCTGGAGAGGATGGAAAATTCGAAGAAAAGGTTGGTTTACTTGAAGAGATAGATTCCTATATTCCTAAAATAGATTTAGAGAAATACGCAGCCATTGGCATAACTGGTGATCATTCCACACCTTCTCTTTTGAAACTTCATAGCTGGCATCCAGTACCTTTGATCCTTTATTCCAAAACCTGCCGCCCTGATAGGGTAGAGAAATTTTCTGAGAATGATTGTGCCATGGGAAATCTGGGAAGGATCCGGGGTGTTGAGCTCATGCCCCTTCTTTTAGCCCATGCCCAGCGTTTAAAGAAATATGGAGCCTGA